DNA sequence from the Oxalobacteraceae sp. CFBP 8761 genome:
GCCGAGCAGCGCACCGGCGATACCGCCGACGATCGTGCCGCCCGCGTTGCGTTCTTGCTGCACCGGAACTTGCACGTATTCAGTACGGCATTCCTGGCGCGGGGTGCGGACTTGTTCGACGCGTGGCTCGACGCGCACCACCCGGCCGAAATCTTCAAAGTCGGCAGCCTGTGCCAGCGGCAGGGTGGCCACACCCAAGGCTGCGATGATCAGTTTGGCTTGGAATTTCATGATGGTCCTCGTTCAGTGGTGCGATGTTGGTTGAGACAATAAATACAGTCTTCGTTCAAGTCTTGATAGTACGCCGATCGCAAAAACGCATCGAGTCCCCGTGGCAACAAAATGTAACAGCCAATGGCGACGCAGTTGAAGCGCGCCAGAATGAATCCGCCCGATTTGCCTTGTTTTTGAGGCACTCGAGGTGGTACCGATTCTTACAAATGACTATTCGCAATGCACATTTGGGTTGCTTCCAATACCACAAAACGTTACCCTTACACAAATCATGGACTTATTGGCGTATAGCAACGACAGCGAGGTAAGCGGCAGCAACGCCCCATGGCGTCGCGACAGGTTGCGCGATGGCGCGTTATTGACAGGTCAACTTGAGGAAAAAATGAGTTTGTTGATGAGAGTGGCGCCGAATATTGTGCAAGCGATCCGCGCGTTTAACGTTGGCGATCTGCAACAGGAGGCGGGGCAACTCGGACATCATTTTCTGTACGCACATTGCGCCAACACGCTCACCAAACAACAAGTCTGCGCCCGCATCGGCGAACAATTTTATTTCCCCAAGCCCTGCAGCAAGAACTTCGATGCGCTGCGCAAATGCCTGACCGAAACCGTCCACGAAGCAGGTCCGCAGCCGGGCTTCATCGTGGTGCTGGAGCAGCTGCCAAGCGCCCAGAAGTTCGACAAGGAAGCGCGCGAAAACCTGCTTGACGTATTTCGCGATGCGGCCGAATTCTGGGCCGAAAAGAAGGTCCCGTTCCGCGTGTTCTACTCGTTCGCGACGGTGCCGCCAACCGCCTGAGCCAGGGCCGAGGTCGTCATTTCAGGCAGCATTTGGTGCCCGTCGTTACGGTACAATGCCGGCTATGAAAAATATCGTGATCCTGATTTCGGGCCGCGGAAGCAATATGGAAGCGGTCGTGCGAGCGCTTGATGCCGAAGGTTGGCCAGCCCGTATCGCCGCCGTTATCAGCAATAAACCTGAGGCTGGCGGCCTGACGTTTGCGCAGGCGCGCGGCATTCCCACTGCGGTGGTGCCCAGCAAATCGTTCGCCACCCGCGCCGAATTCGACGCCAAGCTGCAGGAAACCATCGACGTCTTCGAGCCCGACCTGGTCGTGCTGGCCGGTTTCATGCGCATCCTGACGGCGCCGTTCGTCGAGCATTATGCAGGCCGGATGCTCAATATTCACCCGTCGCTGCTGCCGCTGTTTCCGGGATTGCACACGCACCAGCAGGCGCTCGACGCCGGTTGTGTCGAGCATGGCGCGACGGTCCATTTTGTCACGGCCGAACTCGATCACGGCCCGGCTGTCTTGCAGGCACGCATTCCCGTGCTGCCGGGCGATACCGAAGCCACGCTCGCTACCCGCCTGCTGGTCGAAGAACACAAGATTTACCCGCGCGCGGTGCGCCTGTTCGTTGAAGACCGTCTGGTCGTCGAGAACGGTGCGGTGCGCATCGTCGAGCCTGGCTTTGACGCCATTAGTACTTAAAACGCATTGTTTTAAGTAAGCAGTTTACAACCCAAGGATTTACATGAGATTGCCTCCAGCGATCGTCGCCAAGACTGAAGAAGTCCTGCGCGAGATTCTCCGTTTTACCTCCCCAGCCGACGTCACCCTGTCGCGTTTCTTCAAGGACAACCCGCGTTTTGGCGGCCGTGAGCGTGGCGTGATTGCCGAAGCCGTGTATTCGGTGCTGCGTAACAAGTCGTTCTTCACCGATTTCGCTGGCCATGGCAGCACGCCATCGATGCGCCGTCTGGCGCTGCTGGGCCTGGCCGAAACGGCTGGCATCGATTCGATCGGTGGCCTGACCGAAGATGAAACCCACTTCCTGACCCGCATCAAGGAAGTCGACCGCACGCTGCTGCCAGGTCCGGTGCAAGCCAACCTGCCGCAATGGCTGTACGACAAGCTGGTGGCCCAGTTCGGCGAAGCCGAAGCCCTGGAACTGGCTGCCGTCCTCAACACGCCGGCGCCGCTTGACCTGCGCGTCAATTCGATCAAGGCCGAGCGTGACGCCGTCATCGCCACGCTGCTCGAAGCGCCGATCGTCGCCGAGCCGATGCCGTATGCGCCGCTGGGTCTGCGCGTCAAGCAAAAGCCTGCGCTGCAGAATCTGCCGCTGTTCAAGGAAGGCGCGATCGAAGTGCAGGACGAGGGCAGCCAGGTGCTGTCGCAGATCGTCGGCGCGCGCCGCGGCGAGATGGTGGTCGACTTCTGCGCCGGTGCTGGCGGCAAGACGCTGGCACTGGGCGCACTGATGCGCAATACCGGTCGCCTGTACGCGTTCGACGTGTCCGAAAAGCGTCTGGCCAAACTGAAGCCACGCATGGCGCGCAGCGGTTTGTCGAACGTGCATCCGGTGCTCATCGCGCACGAGCGCGATGCCAAGGTCAAGCGCCTGGCCGGCAAGATCGACCGCGTGCTGGTCGATGCACCATGCTCGGGCCTGGGCACCTTGCGCCGCAATCCGGATGTCAAGTGGCGCCAGCAACTGGGCGCGATTGCCGAGATGCAGGAAAAGCAAGCCGCGATCCTGGACGGTGCTGCGCGCCTGGTCAAGAACGGTGGCCGCCTCGTGTATGCCACCTGCAGCCTGCTGAATGAAGAAAACGACGTCATCGTCGAAGGCTTCCTGGCAACGCACCCCGACTTCGATCTGGTGCCGATGAGCCAGGTGCTGGCCGAGCAAAAGATTCCGCTCGAGATGGACAAGTACCTCAAGCTCTTGCCGCACAA
Encoded proteins:
- a CDS encoding RsmB/NOP family class I SAM-dependent RNA methyltransferase, whose protein sequence is MPPAIVAKTEEVLREILRFTSPADVTLSRFFKDNPRFGGRERGVIAEAVYSVLRNKSFFTDFAGHGSTPSMRRLALLGLAETAGIDSIGGLTEDETHFLTRIKEVDRTLLPGPVQANLPQWLYDKLVAQFGEAEALELAAVLNTPAPLDLRVNSIKAERDAVIATLLEAPIVAEPMPYAPLGLRVKQKPALQNLPLFKEGAIEVQDEGSQVLSQIVGARRGEMVVDFCAGAGGKTLALGALMRNTGRLYAFDVSEKRLAKLKPRMARSGLSNVHPVLIAHERDAKVKRLAGKIDRVLVDAPCSGLGTLRRNPDVKWRQQLGAIAEMQEKQAAILDGAARLVKNGGRLVYATCSLLNEENDVIVEGFLATHPDFDLVPMSQVLAEQKIPLEMDKYLKLLPHKHQTDGFFAAVLQRKALVKAAPVKADADADADVTATDEE
- a CDS encoding barstar family protein, whose translation is MSLLMRVAPNIVQAIRAFNVGDLQQEAGQLGHHFLYAHCANTLTKQQVCARIGEQFYFPKPCSKNFDALRKCLTETVHEAGPQPGFIVVLEQLPSAQKFDKEARENLLDVFRDAAEFWAEKKVPFRVFYSFATVPPTA
- a CDS encoding phosphoribosylglycinamide formyltransferase, with protein sequence MKNIVILISGRGSNMEAVVRALDAEGWPARIAAVISNKPEAGGLTFAQARGIPTAVVPSKSFATRAEFDAKLQETIDVFEPDLVVLAGFMRILTAPFVEHYAGRMLNIHPSLLPLFPGLHTHQQALDAGCVEHGATVHFVTAELDHGPAVLQARIPVLPGDTEATLATRLLVEEHKIYPRAVRLFVEDRLVVENGAVRIVEPGFDAIST